The proteins below are encoded in one region of Aequorivita iocasae:
- a CDS encoding glycosyltransferase family 2 protein — protein MENPAKITALAITLNEAHNIEAYIKSLWFADEIIIVDSFSNDSTVPLASSHEKVTVYQRAFDNFSAQKNFAITKATNDWVTFFDLDEEVTPALAQEILEKFKNPSAIAYFVKRDFYFMGKRIKYSGLQNDYIIRFFNKNQCRYNANLVHETLEADGKTENLKNSLPHHTYKTFDDYTAKMHQYSALQAKMLYKKGKKPNYYHFLFRPFYRFWNQFIFRLGILDGKEGFILAYVSAFSVFKRYINLWLLYRKID, from the coding sequence TTGGAAAACCCTGCTAAAATCACCGCCCTTGCCATTACGCTCAACGAAGCCCACAACATTGAAGCTTATATTAAAAGCCTTTGGTTTGCGGATGAAATTATAATCGTAGACTCTTTCAGCAATGACAGCACCGTACCATTAGCATCCTCACACGAAAAAGTTACGGTTTACCAACGCGCTTTCGATAATTTTTCGGCACAGAAAAATTTTGCCATTACAAAAGCCACAAACGATTGGGTCACTTTTTTTGATTTGGATGAAGAAGTAACCCCAGCACTCGCACAAGAAATTTTGGAAAAATTCAAAAACCCTTCCGCGATAGCCTATTTTGTAAAGCGCGACTTCTATTTTATGGGAAAGCGCATTAAATACAGTGGTTTACAGAATGATTATATAATTCGTTTTTTCAATAAAAACCAGTGCCGGTATAACGCAAATTTGGTGCACGAAACCTTGGAAGCCGACGGCAAGACCGAAAACTTAAAAAACAGTCTGCCACACCACACCTACAAAACATTTGATGATTATACTGCAAAAATGCACCAGTACAGCGCCCTGCAGGCAAAAATGCTTTATAAAAAAGGAAAGAAACCTAATTATTATCATTTTCTGTTCAGGCCTTTTTACCGGTTTTGGAACCAGTTTATATTCCGGTTGGGAATTTTGGACGGAAAGGAAGGTTTTATTTTGGCCTACGTTAGTGCGTTTTCCGTTTTTAAAAGATATATAAACCTGTGGCTTTTGTACCGAAAAATTGATTAG
- a CDS encoding glycosyltransferase family 2 protein, translated as MARLSVIVPTFNEEAYLEDALFSVAFADEIIVIDSYSTDKTTEIAKKYATKLLQRKFDNFSNQKNFALKEATGDWVLFLDADERVTHSLEAEIKETLQNPKHGGYKINFPHYYMNRFLYHHSDNVLRLVKREDAEYVGAVHERLICKGSIGKLKNKMLHFTYKGFENYISKKESYAWFQAQQQFEKGKKTTWFHLFFKPTYRFFRSFILKGGFRDGVPGLTVAAVNAYGVFERYVKLRLLNKGFEENK; from the coding sequence ATGGCACGTCTTTCTGTTATCGTACCCACTTTTAATGAAGAAGCATATCTTGAAGATGCGCTTTTTTCAGTTGCCTTTGCCGATGAAATTATCGTGATTGATTCCTACAGTACCGATAAAACCACGGAAATAGCAAAAAAATATGCCACAAAATTACTGCAACGAAAATTCGATAATTTTTCAAACCAGAAAAATTTCGCGCTTAAAGAAGCCACCGGCGATTGGGTTTTGTTTTTGGATGCAGATGAACGGGTAACCCATTCTTTGGAAGCAGAAATAAAAGAAACCCTCCAAAACCCAAAACATGGTGGCTATAAAATAAATTTCCCCCATTATTACATGAACCGTTTTCTGTATCACCACAGCGATAATGTGCTTCGGCTGGTGAAACGTGAAGACGCGGAATATGTGGGAGCCGTGCACGAAAGGCTTATTTGTAAGGGAAGTATTGGGAAGCTGAAAAACAAGATGCTTCATTTTACTTACAAAGGTTTTGAAAATTATATTTCAAAAAAAGAATCATACGCATGGTTTCAAGCCCAGCAACAGTTTGAAAAGGGAAAAAAAACTACTTGGTTCCACCTGTTTTTTAAACCCACCTATCGTTTTTTTCGTTCCTTTATTCTTAAGGGCGGTTTTCGCGACGGTGTTCCAGGGCTAACCGTTGCCGCTGTAAATGCCTATGGCGTTTTTGAACGTTATGTAAAATTACGTTTGCTGAACAAAGGCTTTGAAGAAAATAAATAA
- a CDS encoding glycosyltransferase family 9 protein produces the protein MKKILVIQNKRIGDVLLSSVIANNIKKVFPNSEITFFAYNYTVGVLENNPNIDRIIAVDEKKLKQLPHLFKTILEMRREKFDIIFDPYAKFQSRMICLGSNAKYRIGFKREHKKLKLPFYTHPVNFKKKATLPCGRGIEDRINLIQSVFQLENADYEPKIFLTEKEQSSNDVVAIQRPIIMLGVLGSTPQKSMPYEYIAKIIDFITEKYNVTILFNYAPQQKMEAMKIYEMCSCKEQINLDIYAASIRGFAVLMNQCNLLVSNEGGSVHIAKALEKPTFTIYSPYIDKDAWNSFEDGKFHQSIHLLEESPNLFSSFTPEERKRIEANPDSLYLKLTPEMILPKLKPFLAHHLMGFEKTTI, from the coding sequence ATGAAGAAAATACTAGTAATACAGAATAAAAGAATTGGTGACGTGCTGTTAAGCTCTGTTATTGCCAATAATATCAAAAAAGTATTCCCCAACAGCGAAATCACATTTTTTGCATACAATTATACTGTTGGTGTACTTGAAAACAATCCAAACATTGACCGTATAATTGCCGTAGATGAAAAGAAACTGAAGCAACTGCCCCATCTTTTCAAAACCATCTTAGAGATGCGCCGTGAAAAATTTGATATAATTTTTGATCCTTACGCAAAGTTTCAAAGTAGGATGATCTGTCTGGGCAGCAATGCCAAATATAGAATAGGGTTTAAGCGTGAGCATAAAAAACTGAAACTTCCATTCTACACGCACCCCGTTAATTTTAAAAAGAAAGCCACTTTGCCGTGTGGCCGCGGAATTGAAGATAGGATTAATTTGATACAGTCCGTTTTTCAACTTGAAAATGCAGATTATGAACCAAAAATCTTTCTAACCGAAAAAGAACAAAGTTCAAATGATGTTGTAGCAATACAGCGCCCTATAATCATGCTCGGCGTACTGGGAAGCACCCCTCAAAAATCCATGCCGTATGAATATATAGCAAAAATCATAGATTTTATTACCGAAAAATATAATGTTACTATTCTTTTCAACTATGCGCCGCAACAAAAAATGGAGGCCATGAAAATTTATGAAATGTGCTCCTGTAAGGAACAAATAAACCTAGATATTTATGCGGCTTCCATCCGCGGTTTCGCAGTGCTAATGAACCAATGCAACCTTTTGGTAAGCAATGAGGGAGGAAGCGTCCATATTGCAAAAGCCCTTGAAAAGCCCACATTTACCATCTATTCCCCGTATATTGACAAAGATGCTTGGAACAGTTTCGAGGATGGAAAATTTCATCAATCCATTCACCTTTTGGAAGAAAGTCCAAACCTATTCAGCAGTTTTACACCCGAAGAAAGAAAAAGGATTGAGGCAAATCCAGATTCGCTCTATTTAAAGTTAACTCCAGAAATGATTCTCCCAAAACTAAAGCCCTTTTTAGCACATCACTTAATGGGTTTTGAAAAAACAACTATTTAG
- a CDS encoding shikimate dehydrogenase family protein produces MITIKRNNVSKFGLIGKNIDYSFSKKFFSEKFKRENLPFTYENFDIPSIEKFPEIISNTPNLKGLNVTIPYKEKVIPFLDSLASDAEKIGAVNTIKFSENGKLTGYNTDHFGFQKALEPFLPLQKKTALILGTGGASKAVAFALQHLGFDFKFVSRNKGNRILEYSALSKTVIENNLLIINCTPLGTFPNIADCPPLPYQFLTENHLLFDLIYNPVETEFLKRGKLQGAKTTNGLIMLELQAVKAWTIWNS; encoded by the coding sequence ATGATAACCATAAAAAGAAACAACGTGTCTAAATTTGGATTGATAGGAAAAAACATTGATTATTCCTTCTCGAAAAAATTCTTTTCTGAAAAATTTAAAAGAGAGAATCTGCCGTTTACCTATGAAAATTTCGATATACCATCCATCGAAAAATTTCCTGAGATAATTTCCAATACACCAAATTTAAAAGGGTTAAACGTTACTATTCCCTATAAGGAAAAAGTCATTCCGTTTCTAGATAGCTTGGCTTCTGATGCCGAAAAAATTGGTGCTGTAAATACAATTAAATTCTCTGAAAATGGAAAACTCACTGGCTACAACACCGACCATTTTGGGTTTCAGAAAGCACTTGAACCATTTTTGCCACTTCAAAAAAAAACGGCTTTAATTTTGGGCACAGGGGGTGCATCAAAAGCAGTAGCGTTTGCCCTTCAGCATTTAGGATTCGATTTTAAATTTGTCAGCCGAAACAAAGGAAACAGGATTTTGGAGTATTCCGCTTTAAGCAAGACAGTGATTGAAAACAACCTGTTAATAATCAACTGCACGCCTTTGGGCACGTTTCCAAATATTGCTGATTGTCCGCCCCTTCCCTATCAGTTTCTTACTGAAAATCATTTGCTTTTCGATTTAATCTACAATCCCGTAGAGACAGAATTTCTGAAACGCGGAAAATTGCAAGGTGCCAAAACCACTAATGGACTGATTATGCTGGAGCTACAGGCTGTGAAAGCCTGGACAATCTGGAATTCATAA
- the def gene encoding peptide deformylase, with protein MILPIVAYGDPVLRKETTEITKDYPNLEEVLENMFETMYEARGIGLAAPQVNLPLRLFIVDATPFEDDEDLSEEEQKFVSTFKKVFINARILEESGDEWAFNEGCLSIPDVREDVFRKPNIVMEYEDENFKKHKESFSGIVARIIQHEYDHIEGILFTDKLSPLKKRLIKSKLANISKGKVGVDYRMKFPNAKKKR; from the coding sequence ATGATACTACCGATTGTAGCTTACGGAGATCCCGTATTGAGAAAAGAAACCACAGAAATAACGAAAGATTATCCAAATCTGGAGGAAGTTCTCGAAAACATGTTTGAAACCATGTACGAAGCCCGTGGCATTGGTCTAGCTGCGCCACAGGTAAATCTACCCCTACGTCTTTTTATTGTGGATGCAACCCCCTTTGAGGACGATGAAGATTTAAGTGAAGAAGAACAAAAATTTGTTTCCACCTTTAAGAAAGTTTTCATCAATGCGCGAATTCTTGAGGAATCTGGTGATGAATGGGCTTTTAACGAAGGTTGTTTGAGTATTCCTGATGTGCGCGAGGATGTTTTCCGCAAGCCAAATATCGTGATGGAGTATGAGGATGAAAATTTCAAAAAACACAAAGAATCTTTCAGCGGAATTGTAGCGCGAATCATTCAACATGAATACGATCATATTGAAGGGATTCTCTTTACCGACAAGCTTTCCCCCTTAAAAAAACGATTGATAAAAAGTAAATTGGCAAACATTTCAAAAGGTAAAGTAGGCGTTGATTACCGGATGAAATTCCCCAATGCAAAAAAGAAACGTTAA
- the mazG gene encoding nucleoside triphosphate pyrophosphohydrolase, with translation MNSRKEQLKAFDRLLSIMDELRQQCPWDKKQTMETLRHLTIEETYELGDAILDNDLQEVKKELGDVLLHIVFYAKIGSETDSFDIADVCNDICDKLISRHPHIYGDVNVADEEEVKRNWENLKLKEGKNSVLEGVPKSLPALVKASRIQDKVAGVGFDWEEPQQVFEKLQEELGELQHEVNENNQEKIESEFGDVLFSMINYARFLKVNPENALERTNKKFIKRFQYLEGKAKEMNKSLKDMTLAEMDVFWEEAKLQ, from the coding sequence ATGAACTCCCGAAAAGAACAACTAAAAGCTTTCGATAGATTGCTGTCTATAATGGACGAGCTGCGCCAACAGTGCCCGTGGGATAAAAAGCAAACAATGGAAACACTGCGGCATCTGACCATTGAGGAAACTTATGAATTGGGTGATGCCATTTTGGACAATGATTTACAGGAAGTGAAAAAGGAACTGGGCGATGTGTTGTTGCACATTGTTTTTTATGCAAAAATTGGCAGTGAGACCGATAGTTTTGACATTGCAGATGTGTGCAATGATATTTGTGATAAATTAATTTCCCGCCATCCCCATATCTATGGCGATGTGAATGTTGCCGACGAAGAAGAAGTAAAGCGCAACTGGGAAAACCTAAAGCTAAAAGAAGGTAAAAATAGCGTTTTGGAAGGCGTTCCCAAATCATTGCCAGCTTTAGTTAAAGCTAGCAGGATACAGGATAAGGTGGCTGGAGTAGGTTTTGACTGGGAAGAGCCGCAACAGGTTTTTGAAAAACTGCAGGAAGAACTTGGCGAGCTACAACACGAAGTAAATGAAAACAATCAAGAAAAAATAGAATCGGAGTTTGGTGATGTGTTGTTCTCTATGATAAACTACGCAAGATTCTTAAAGGTGAACCCAGAAAATGCACTGGAACGTACCAATAAAAAGTTTATAAAACGCTTTCAATATTTAGAAGGCAAAGCCAAGGAAATGAACAAATCCCTGAAAGATATGACTTTGGCTGAGATGGATGTTTTTTGGGAAGAAGCCAAGTTACAGTAG
- a CDS encoding DUF5606 family protein — protein MSLEKVLSISGKPGLYKLKTQTRTGFLAESLLDGKTINVSGRHNVSLLSEIAVYTLTEEVPLREVFKKISEKEGGKETINHKASKEELEEFFFGVMPDYDEDRVYASDIKKIVQWYNMLIKNGINDFSEAKEETQKTEKDSNDKPKEAKKLSDKKAVAQKSTTPKASSAKKGGATKSAASRKT, from the coding sequence ATGAGCTTAGAAAAAGTGCTTTCCATTTCAGGTAAACCTGGACTTTATAAATTAAAAACCCAAACCCGTACGGGCTTTCTAGCAGAATCGCTTCTGGACGGAAAAACAATAAACGTAAGCGGTCGCCACAATGTGAGTTTGCTTTCGGAAATTGCCGTTTATACTTTAACAGAAGAAGTTCCACTGCGTGAAGTTTTCAAAAAGATTTCTGAAAAAGAAGGCGGAAAGGAAACCATAAACCATAAAGCTTCAAAAGAGGAGTTGGAAGAGTTTTTCTTCGGCGTCATGCCAGATTATGATGAAGACCGCGTATATGCAAGTGATATCAAGAAAATAGTGCAATGGTACAATATGCTAATCAAAAACGGTATTAACGATTTTTCAGAAGCCAAAGAAGAGACCCAAAAAACTGAAAAGGATTCAAACGATAAACCTAAAGAAGCAAAGAAACTATCCGATAAGAAAGCTGTTGCACAAAAATCAACAACACCGAAAGCTTCTTCTGCCAAGAAAGGCGGGGCCACCAAGAGCGCTGCTTCTCGTAAAACATAG
- a CDS encoding lipopolysaccharide kinase InaA family protein, translated as MKENFVIHPKYAQIATKLSDALHNFSKNQDYVTKGERNVIKKIKIDGISLNIKKFKTPNRFQSVVYQFLRKSKAKRSFEYASKLIALDIKTPFPVGYLENFSGGLRESFYVSEHIDYDFDFRELIHNPRFKKRNEVLRQFTEFTFQLHENNVNFLDHSPGNTLIVERQKDKYDFYLIDLNRMRFENMTFEKRMHNFRRLWLSKTMVKIIAQQYAELYGKTYVETHALMSKYSRKFQKAKNSKKIRKRRRKS; from the coding sequence ATGAAAGAGAATTTTGTTATTCACCCAAAATATGCCCAGATAGCTACCAAGCTAAGTGACGCCCTGCATAACTTTTCCAAAAATCAGGATTACGTAACCAAGGGGGAACGAAATGTAATAAAGAAAATAAAAATTGACGGTATTTCATTGAACATTAAAAAGTTTAAAACGCCGAACCGTTTTCAATCCGTAGTTTATCAATTTCTTAGGAAAAGCAAGGCAAAACGCTCTTTTGAATATGCCTCCAAATTAATTGCTTTAGATATAAAAACGCCATTTCCGGTAGGATATCTTGAAAATTTTTCCGGTGGTCTGCGAGAGAGTTTTTACGTAAGCGAACACATAGATTATGATTTTGATTTCAGGGAATTGATCCACAACCCGCGGTTTAAAAAAAGAAATGAAGTACTTAGGCAGTTTACCGAATTTACATTCCAACTTCACGAAAACAATGTGAATTTTCTAGATCATTCCCCTGGAAATACATTAATCGTAGAGCGTCAAAAGGACAAATATGATTTCTATTTGATTGATCTGAACCGCATGCGCTTTGAAAATATGACTTTTGAAAAAAGAATGCACAATTTTAGAAGACTTTGGCTTTCAAAAACAATGGTGAAAATTATCGCGCAACAATATGCAGAACTTTATGGAAAAACCTACGTGGAAACCCACGCATTAATGAGCAAGTACAGTAGGAAATTTCAAAAAGCGAAGAACAGCAAAAAAATCAGAAAGAGGCGGAGAAAATCTTAA
- a CDS encoding DUF349 domain-containing protein gives MSDEKLPQEENEKEIPATEATEGTNAASINPEESAQENTAAPETGEVQQEKSTSEENSESKGAADKKAVEENIVEEAMVAEKEAVKQKETIEATSNEKIEASDDDENGEDEEEIASSEDEEDEEDHEEKAQKDYSTLSEKELVAELDKLLKTKKIQELKHDVEEIRSEFNSKFNEELEHKKEEFLAEGGNIIDFHYTTPLKKEFNSLYFDYKEKRNNHYKNLKKDLQSNLDKRWELIEELKGLLGAEENINTTYKHFKEIQEKWHVAGAIPRDKYNTVWNTYHHHVENFYDFLHLNREFRDLDFKHNLDAKLKLITRAEELGQEEDINKAFRELQMLHKMWKEDVGPVAKEYRDEVWDKFSEATKVIHDKRQAQLAEMEKDFEANLEKKKEIIEAIKKATEEAKPTHQGWQNAIKKVQELRDAFFNTGRVPRNNNKETWKAFKDATGNFNHEKNSFYKNQKKEQYHNLEKKRDLIKIAEENKDSEDFDATTPLMKKIQNDWKNIGHVPRKDSDKIWKKFKKACNHYFDRLHAQKNEANKEEMVHFEAKQQMLEKLSSFELSGDHKVDVKKIKEYITAWKEIGRVPYNKRNIEQKFNKILDGLFGKLDLSKKETELIKFDNKLNTLVNREDERKLQNEHFFISKKIDETKDEIRQLENNLGFFHHVDENNPLVKEVHKNIARHKEQLEVWKAKLLKIKEVRED, from the coding sequence ATGTCTGACGAAAAATTGCCTCAGGAAGAAAACGAAAAAGAAATTCCGGCTACCGAAGCTACGGAAGGAACAAATGCTGCATCTATAAACCCTGAAGAATCGGCCCAAGAGAATACAGCTGCGCCTGAAACTGGAGAAGTTCAACAGGAGAAAAGCACTTCTGAAGAAAATTCAGAGAGCAAGGGTGCTGCTGATAAAAAAGCTGTGGAAGAAAACATTGTGGAGGAAGCCATGGTCGCCGAAAAAGAAGCAGTTAAACAAAAAGAAACGATTGAGGCCACTTCAAACGAGAAGATTGAAGCTTCCGATGACGATGAAAATGGAGAAGATGAAGAAGAAATAGCTTCCTCTGAAGATGAGGAAGATGAAGAAGACCACGAAGAAAAAGCCCAAAAGGATTACAGCACCCTTTCAGAAAAAGAATTGGTCGCTGAACTTGACAAGCTTTTAAAAACTAAGAAAATACAGGAATTAAAACACGATGTTGAGGAAATTCGGTCTGAGTTCAACAGTAAATTTAATGAAGAACTGGAACATAAAAAGGAAGAGTTTCTTGCCGAAGGCGGAAATATAATCGACTTCCACTACACTACCCCGCTAAAAAAAGAATTCAACTCCCTCTATTTTGATTACAAAGAAAAACGCAACAATCACTATAAAAATCTAAAAAAAGACCTACAATCAAATCTAGATAAGCGCTGGGAATTGATAGAAGAGCTTAAAGGTCTTTTGGGGGCAGAGGAAAATATAAATACTACCTATAAACACTTTAAGGAAATTCAGGAAAAATGGCACGTTGCAGGAGCTATTCCGCGCGATAAATACAATACCGTTTGGAATACCTACCACCACCACGTTGAGAATTTCTATGATTTTCTGCATTTGAACCGTGAGTTCCGTGATCTGGATTTTAAGCACAATCTTGACGCCAAATTAAAACTTATTACCCGTGCCGAAGAATTGGGGCAGGAAGAAGACATCAATAAAGCCTTCAGGGAATTACAGATGCTTCACAAAATGTGGAAAGAAGATGTGGGGCCCGTGGCGAAAGAATATCGTGATGAAGTGTGGGATAAATTCAGTGAGGCCACAAAAGTAATCCACGATAAGCGCCAAGCACAATTGGCAGAAATGGAAAAAGATTTTGAGGCCAATCTTGAAAAGAAGAAAGAAATAATTGAAGCTATAAAGAAAGCCACCGAAGAGGCCAAACCAACCCACCAAGGTTGGCAAAATGCAATTAAGAAAGTACAAGAGCTTAGAGATGCTTTTTTCAACACTGGAAGAGTACCACGGAACAACAACAAAGAAACCTGGAAGGCTTTCAAAGATGCTACGGGTAACTTTAACCATGAGAAAAACAGTTTCTATAAAAATCAAAAAAAGGAACAATACCACAATTTGGAAAAGAAGCGTGACCTTATCAAAATTGCTGAAGAGAATAAAGACAGCGAAGATTTTGATGCCACAACGCCATTAATGAAAAAAATCCAAAACGATTGGAAAAACATTGGACACGTGCCGAGAAAGGACAGCGACAAAATCTGGAAAAAGTTCAAAAAAGCTTGTAACCATTATTTTGACCGGCTCCACGCACAGAAAAACGAAGCAAATAAAGAAGAAATGGTACATTTTGAAGCCAAGCAACAAATGCTTGAAAAACTTTCTTCTTTTGAATTGAGCGGCGACCACAAGGTAGATGTGAAAAAGATAAAGGAATATATTACCGCTTGGAAGGAAATAGGTCGTGTGCCTTATAACAAGCGTAATATTGAGCAGAAATTCAATAAAATTTTAGACGGTCTTTTTGGCAAGTTAGACTTAAGCAAAAAAGAAACCGAACTTATCAAATTTGACAATAAACTGAATACGCTTGTAAACCGCGAAGATGAGAGGAAGCTGCAGAATGAGCATTTCTTTATTTCAAAAAAGATTGATGAAACCAAAGATGAAATTCGCCAACTGGAAAACAATTTAGGTTTTTTCCACCATGTGGATGAAAATAATCCTTTGGTAAAGGAAGTGCACAAAAACATTGCGCGCCACAAAGAGCAACTTGAAGTTTGGAAAGCAAAACTTTTGAAAATCAAGGAAGTTCGCGAAGACTAA
- the ruvX gene encoding Holliday junction resolvase RuvX: MGRILALDYGSKRTGIAITDELQLIASGLTTVATSDLMDFLKKYIHTEKVELVLVGEPKQKDGTPSTIEEQIQLFLKKFSEVFPDLSVKRIDERYTSKMAFQTMIDSGLKKKQRQNKALVDEISATIILQEFLYNR, from the coding sequence ATGGGAAGAATTTTAGCATTGGATTACGGCAGCAAGCGAACGGGCATCGCCATTACGGACGAGTTGCAGTTGATTGCCTCAGGTTTAACAACAGTTGCTACTTCTGATTTGATGGATTTTCTGAAAAAATACATTCACACCGAAAAGGTGGAACTGGTTTTGGTAGGCGAGCCGAAGCAGAAAGATGGAACCCCTTCCACTATTGAAGAACAGATTCAGTTGTTTTTAAAGAAATTTTCAGAAGTATTTCCCGACTTATCTGTGAAGCGCATAGATGAACGGTACACAAGCAAAATGGCTTTTCAAACCATGATTGACAGCGGCTTAAAGAAAAAACAGCGTCAAAACAAAGCGCTTGTTGATGAAATTAGCGCGACAATAATTTTACAGGAATTTTTATATAATAGATAA
- a CDS encoding 2,3,4,5-tetrahydropyridine-2,6-dicarboxylate N-succinyltransferase, with the protein MTELQQTIEKAWEDRSLLTETETIVSIREVVNLCDEGKLRCAEPTADGWKVNEWVKKAIVLYFPIQKMRTLEAGIFEYHDKIPLKSGYEAKGIRVVPHAVARHGAYISKGVILMPSYVNIGAYVDEGTMVDTWATVGSCAQIGKGVHLSGGVGIGGVLEPLQAAPVIIEDGAFIGSRCIVVEGVRVGKEAVLGANVVLTASTKIIDVTGETPVETKGSVPERSVVIPGSYTKKFPAGEYQVPCALIIGKRKQSTNLKTSLNDALREYGVAV; encoded by the coding sequence ATGACCGAACTACAACAAACCATAGAAAAAGCTTGGGAAGACCGTTCCTTACTCACTGAAACCGAAACCATTGTCTCCATTCGCGAAGTTGTCAATCTTTGTGATGAAGGCAAATTACGCTGTGCTGAGCCAACAGCAGATGGTTGGAAAGTAAATGAGTGGGTGAAAAAGGCCATTGTACTCTATTTCCCTATCCAAAAAATGCGCACTTTGGAAGCAGGGATTTTTGAATATCACGATAAAATTCCATTAAAATCAGGGTACGAAGCTAAAGGAATTCGCGTAGTACCGCACGCGGTTGCGCGCCACGGAGCTTATATCTCAAAAGGCGTAATCCTCATGCCTAGTTATGTAAATATTGGTGCGTATGTTGATGAAGGCACAATGGTAGATACTTGGGCCACGGTGGGCAGCTGCGCACAAATCGGGAAGGGTGTTCATCTTAGTGGCGGCGTAGGTATTGGCGGTGTTTTGGAACCGCTGCAGGCCGCTCCCGTAATAATTGAGGATGGTGCCTTTATAGGCTCACGCTGTATTGTGGTAGAAGGTGTTCGCGTTGGTAAGGAGGCGGTTTTGGGTGCCAATGTTGTGCTTACGGCTTCCACGAAAATTATTGATGTTACCGGTGAAACGCCAGTGGAGACCAAAGGTTCTGTCCCCGAACGTTCCGTAGTGATTCCCGGAAGTTATACCAAAAAATTTCCTGCTGGGGAATACCAAGTTCCATGCGCATTGATAATTGGAAAACGTAAGCAGAGCACCAACTTAAAAACTTCATTAAATGATGCGTTGCGCGAATACGGAGTGGCGGTTTAA
- a CDS encoding glycosyltransferase family 2 protein has protein sequence MSTYNQPEWLQKSLWGFEEQLEKNFEIIIADDGSTAETKFLIDSFRENSPLKITHVWQEDHGFQKTKILNKAIQASRGTYLIFTDGDCIPRNDLVATHLGLSRPGCFLSAGYFKLSMKISKQITREDIAAQRCFNAKWLLKHGLKKTFKLNKLTSYGLKEDILNTFTPTSATWDGNNASGWKKDILAVNGFDERMQYGGEDREMGERLMNYGIKPLQIRYSTVTLHLDHERGYVKKEMFVKNKAIRKITKKEKRVWTEYGIKKEKSPNLVEASQSFSK, from the coding sequence GTGAGTACCTATAATCAGCCAGAATGGCTTCAAAAATCACTTTGGGGTTTTGAGGAGCAACTGGAAAAAAATTTCGAAATAATTATAGCAGATGATGGTTCTACAGCGGAAACCAAATTTTTGATAGATTCCTTTAGGGAAAATTCACCGTTAAAAATAACACACGTTTGGCAGGAAGACCACGGATTTCAAAAGACCAAAATTCTAAATAAGGCAATTCAAGCTTCAAGGGGAACGTATTTGATTTTTACCGATGGCGACTGCATTCCAAGGAACGATCTGGTCGCTACCCATCTTGGCCTCAGCCGTCCAGGCTGTTTTCTTTCTGCAGGATATTTTAAGCTTTCGATGAAGATTTCAAAGCAGATTACCCGCGAGGATATTGCTGCCCAACGCTGTTTTAACGCAAAATGGCTTTTGAAACACGGCCTTAAAAAAACCTTTAAGTTAAATAAACTTACCTCCTACGGCTTAAAAGAAGATATTCTAAATACATTCACGCCCACAAGTGCCACCTGGGATGGAAACAACGCTTCGGGTTGGAAAAAAGACATTTTGGCGGTAAATGGATTTGACGAGCGGATGCAGTATGGTGGTGAAGACCGCGAAATGGGTGAACGCCTTATGAATTACGGAATAAAACCACTTCAAATTAGATACAGTACCGTAACGCTACATTTGGACCACGAGCGCGGTTATGTGAAAAAAGAAATGTTTGTAAAAAATAAAGCCATTAGAAAAATCACCAAAAAGGAGAAAAGAGTTTGGACCGAGTATGGAATAAAAAAGGAGAAATCCCCAAATTTGGTAGAGGCCTCACAAAGCTTTTCTAAATAG